Part of the bacterium genome is shown below.
AAACTGGCAATGGGGCCTGAAGCCCCCATTTCAACAAGTGCTTTTCTATCTGTAACTGGTGATTTAACTCTTATAAAAGCCCCCATTGTTCCTATGAGGGGATTGGGGAAAGGGATAAAATGGGGAAAAGTGGTTTTAACACCATTTCTTCTAGCTGCTATGAAATGCAAAAGTTCATGCCCTCCCAAAATCAGGATTACCGCAAAAGAGAAGGGAATTCCCTTCCACAGGTGAGACCAATTTTGCCAGGGAACATATCCCTGCTGAAGAGCTCCAGCAATAAGAGTTGTGAAAATTGTTAAAATTAAAAGGAAAATCGGGATGATAATGTTATTTTTTTCTATTCTCATTTCGGCGAAGGTTAAAACGAAATAATCATTCTCTTTATTTACCTTAAAAATGATTCCCACTTGAGATAGCCTATTTCTCAATTCTTTGATCGACTTGTCTGGGTTTTCATAAAATATCACTCTTACTTTGTTTCCTAAAGATTCAACCACACTGCCAACTTTTTCTATTTCCTTAATTATTTCATCCACGGCTTAGAATCTCTCCGTTTCCAATCGTTGCTTTTATTTCTTCTAAGTTATTGTCAACGATGACAAAATCAGCAAGACATCCTCTCTTAATTTCTCCTAATTGGCTCTCTTCCTGTGTCAAAGCAGCACCCTTTTTTGTATAATACTTTAACGCTTCTTCTGTAGTTAAGCGTTCATCACACAGAGGGTGAAGGGTCGCACCCTTTATTCCCGTGATCGGTGATGGGGGCATTGCATCAGAACCGAAGGCAAATTCCAAATCCGCTTTAATGAATTTTTTCAGTGGATTGTTTTTCAAGAAGAACTTTCCAAGTTTAGACTCGTACATTCCTTTTTCCCGGCCCCAATTATAGATAAAATTGGGTTGAACTGAGATTTTTACCTTTAAATTCTTTGCTTTTTCTATATCTTCATCTTCGGGAAATTCAAAATGTTCTATTCTGAAACTCTCACCACAACCTATCTCTTCAATGATACTCAGGGTTCTTTTTATTGCCAGATTTCCAATGGCGTGAATTGCAATCTGAAGGTTCAATTCCAGTGCTTTTTTAAATTCTTCTTCTATGTTATCTTTGAGGAGCCAGAGTCCTTGGCTTTTTCTCTTACCGTAGGGAAATGAAAATAAAGCCGATTCACCGCCTACTGAGCCATCTGCAAAGTATTTTAGCCCCTGGAATTTGAGAAGTTGGTCACCCAATCCGGATTCTATTCCTGTAAACTCAAAGTTATATGGTGTTGTATCCGATATGTAAAACCGCACTCTTATTTTTAATTTACCATTTCTACGTAGCTTTTGTAAAAGCCTAAGCTCTCGATACGTACCTATTTCATGGATTGTAGTTATTCCATTCTTTAAGAAGACATCTTGCGCTTTAAGTAGCGCTTGTTCCTGAAAGTCTTCGCTGTAAGGGAATATAGAGTGGATTTTTAGGGGTATTTCTTCGAGAAAGATCCCCGTTTCAGCGTCATATTTAACCGCATTGAGGTCCACCCTTTCGCTTAGAAGCCTTATAAAAGATGTATTGCCAACGCCCATGTGTCCGCATATTCTTCGCAAGAATATGGGTTTTTCTGATATTTTATCAAGATCCGATCTGGTCGGGGTTTTTACATCTTTCCACCTCGATTCGTCAAAATCTGTAAAAATATAATAGGGAAGGTTATTTTGAGAAATGAATCCCTTTATGAATTCTGCTATATCTTCAAAGGTCTCGAATTTTTCGATGCTGGTTTCTTGGTTAATCCCATAGTTTAGCATATGGGTATGGGTGTCGATGAAACCGGGAACAACTGTCGCGTCCCCAAAATCTATTACTTCAGCTATTTGGGATATGTATGGTTCATCCTCTTTTGAAACCAGGTCTTCAATGATCCCATTATTTACGAGTATAGAGTATCCTTCTATGAAACTCTCTCCATCAAATATTTTTGAAGATTTTAGCAGTTTCATGGCTCTTAATAGAGGTAATTTTCGGGGTTCATTTTTATCCCAAGATATCGTACTTCATAATGTAGATGAGGCCCTGTACTAATCCCACTGTTTCCAGTAAGCGCAATAACATCGCCCTTTTTAACTACTTGGCCCTTTTTCACAAATACTTCTTTGAGATGGCCATAAAGGGTTTCATATTTAGATCCGTGGCCTAAAAGAAGAACAATCCCTAAGTGCTGGTCTTCATAAATATCCTTTACAACGCCGTCGGCAGGGGATTTTACCGGCGTTCCTATAGGTGCTGCAATGTCTATACCTTCATGTGTGGAACTAAATTTTTGAGTTATGAAGCCTTCTGCCGGGAGTCCTCTTGGGATAAACCTCTCTTCATCATACAAAATTTTTGCGTATTCTTTAAATTCCTTTGAAATAGATTTAAGTTTATCATTTTTGTCTATAGTATCAGCCGTTGGTCCTTCTTTTGTTGATAAAGCAGTGTAGAGTGTCTCCATGGTGGGAGTTTTGTCAACACCAAGCATTTTGTAAATTTTCACCCTCAACTCTTCAAGGGCATAGAGTTGTTTTTCCAGTTCTTTTACTTTCTGGTTTTCCTCGCGTAGTTTTTGGTTTTCAA
Proteins encoded:
- a CDS encoding peptidoglycan DD-metalloendopeptidase family protein; protein product: MKRIYNVIITSNTGDFYKSFSITYKKWKIIRFLLILFSALIIVSAFFYGRLYLLALKARALEVENQKLREENQKVKELEKQLYALEELRVKIYKMLGVDKTPTMETLYTALSTKEGPTADTIDKNDKLKSISKEFKEYAKILYDEERFIPRGLPAEGFITQKFSSTHEGIDIAAPIGTPVKSPADGVVKDIYEDQHLGIVLLLGHGSKYETLYGHLKEVFVKKGQVVKKGDVIALTGNSGISTGPHLHYEVRYLGIKMNPENYLY
- a CDS encoding amidohydrolase family protein, producing MKLLKSSKIFDGESFIEGYSILVNNGIIEDLVSKEDEPYISQIAEVIDFGDATVVPGFIDTHTHMLNYGINQETSIEKFETFEDIAEFIKGFISQNNLPYYIFTDFDESRWKDVKTPTRSDLDKISEKPIFLRRICGHMGVGNTSFIRLLSERVDLNAVKYDAETGIFLEEIPLKIHSIFPYSEDFQEQALLKAQDVFLKNGITTIHEIGTYRELRLLQKLRRNGKLKIRVRFYISDTTPYNFEFTGIESGLGDQLLKFQGLKYFADGSVGGESALFSFPYGKRKSQGLWLLKDNIEEEFKKALELNLQIAIHAIGNLAIKRTLSIIEEIGCGESFRIEHFEFPEDEDIEKAKNLKVKISVQPNFIYNWGREKGMYESKLGKFFLKNNPLKKFIKADLEFAFGSDAMPPSPITGIKGATLHPLCDERLTTEEALKYYTKKGAALTQEESQLGEIKRGCLADFVIVDNNLEEIKATIGNGEILSRG
- a CDS encoding site-2 protease family protein, which encodes MDEIIKEIEKVGSVVESLGNKVRVIFYENPDKSIKELRNRLSQVGIIFKVNKENDYFVLTFAEMRIEKNNIIIPIFLLILTIFTTLIAGALQQGYVPWQNWSHLWKGIPFSFAVILILGGHELLHFIAARRNGVKTTFPHFIPFPNPLIGTMGAFIRVKSPVTDRKALVEMGASGPIASFLLSIPFSVYGLYNSKVIHLHEGNISLGTPIIFQILSKLTLGNIPENAMVLLHPAAFAGWLGFFVTALNLLPVGQLDGGHILFGIFGEKIHFITSRILLLVLLPLGFLWNGWWTWAILLLILGSRHPKPLYWEEKLPLSAKYLGVASFLIFILCFIPIPIRVVP